A portion of the Caenorhabditis elegans chromosome III genome contains these proteins:
- the C39B5.2 gene encoding F-box domain-containing protein (Confirmed by transcript evidence), with the protein MPFKVFNFPLSVRRQIVSELNILDVFNFSVCSPKTKSTTENIQKDAFIMMKHICQRTDAGELHKIIMENDESNTHLTVRFEKVDESQVGRYGKLFKWVIGKNAVTCCICITSNEEIVFYFNGSALQDVHQEVYNVIDNIHMTAKNEVAITLQKNETRPSCLSPGESEYSCCLPKLKNADEISIFAPRSRLEPGIIINYSFLDDVFLKCPNSQVARIYGLIDSRIKKECCLFDVKEHECGDLGPMAYRIMSMFRGQHLSLKAVLTTEPVISYLKHWASGRKHQNIETLEVGVEGFVSMRYAGTTILEELKARPWNGARRPRNYIFSNKTHGKPQIFDCVKWFDIKGDGKLASILVGHSDFKMVVWNGSATSLLATCVLG; encoded by the exons atgCCGTTCAAAgtgttcaattttccattgagCGTCCGTAGACAAATTGTCAGCGAATTGAATATCCTCGACGTGTTCAACTTCTCAGTTTGCTCACCAAAAACAAAGTCAACAAccgaaaatatacaaaaagaCGCGTTCATCATGATGAAACATATTTGTCAGAGAACTGATGCCGGGGAATTGCATAAGATAATTATGGAAAATGATGAATCGAATACGCATCTCACTGTACGTTTCGAGAAAGTTGACGAGAGCCAGGTCGGGAGATATGGAAAGCTATTCAAATGGGTTATAGGGAAAAATGCTGTTACATGCTG catttGTATCACATCAAATGAAGAAATTGTCTTTTACTTTAATGGATCAGCACTGCAAGATGTTCATCAAGAAGTGTACAATGTGATTGATAACATCCATATGACTGCGAAAAATGAAGTTGCAATTACACtccaaaaaaacgaaactaGACCCAGTTGCCTATCACCAGGCGAATCCGAATACTCCTGTTGCctcccaaaattgaaaaatgctgatgaaatttcgatttttgcaccACGGTCTCGGTTGGAACCCGGAATTATTATCAATTATAGCTTCCTTGACGATGTATTCTTGAAATGTCCCAATTCACAAGTTGCACGGATATATGGTTTGATTGATAGTAGGATTAAAAAAGAATGCTGCTTGTTTGATGTCAAGGAACATGAATGTGGAGACTTGGGTCCAATGGCTTATCGAATTATGTCCATGTTTAGAGGACAACATTTGTCTTTAAAGGCAGTCTTAACAACAGAACCCGTGATTAGTTACTTGAAACACTGGGCCAGCGGCCGGAAACATCAGAATATTGAAACACTGGAAGTAGGTGTTGAAGGATTTGTTTCGATGCGATACGCTGGGACAACAATTCTTGAAGAATTGAAAGCAAGACCTTGGAATGGTGCGAGAAGGCCTaggaattatattttttctaataa aacgcACGGAAAACCGCAGATCTTCGATTGTGTAAAATGGTTTGACATTAAAGGTGATGGGAAGCTGGCTTCAATTCTTGTCGGCCATTCCGATTTTAAAATGGTTGTTTGGAATGGCTCCGCTACGAGCCTTCTCGCTACTTGTGTATTGGGTTAA
- the C39B5.10 gene encoding GRANULINS domain-containing protein (Confirmed by transcript evidence), which produces MSQEKCPGDICMTTYVTKDGDEKDSTFGCATAQCTQPFRGGCRSTTNGGYCCCKGNLCNKPTF; this is translated from the exons ATGTCTCAAGAAAAGTGTCCCGGTGATATTTGTATGAC gacaTACGTAACAAAAGACGGAGATGAAAAGGATAGCACGTTTGGATGCGCAACAGCTCAATGCACACAGCCTTTCAGAGGCGGTTGCCGTAGTACCACTAATGGTGGATATTGCTGTTGTAAAGGAAATCTTTGCAATAAGccgactttttaa
- the srz-56 gene encoding Serpentine Receptor, class Z (Predicted): MNSTSFFDQLQDIQYAYNFTSFLMLLPIPCFLIVNVLITPFYMFVYKQNIKRDEKMPIFPLMNHFYKMTRTTTVIILFIILGLFMCFFTQSKNRIFALASLFPVLLLMESLVILTQVYHWLIFLLAAERAIIYFFPSSEKRVLSILKSIHANIHYIYIYHLLIILMLKIGFRRGRMFKNAYWYNPELLFWSWHMLGYILLIISALLYLPIMISVRKLSHLASAQENKPQKYIFWQTMIVVIFQLISLVQSLTLVLINKETEEIDMVLLTFTMMIMDTAYAPLIIQTCYLGCNKRNVKMLVTSRNLKKLVIVVCDSNDSAVHATVCNSYFHYVICISDWPSGKHLKSRKPDLKREFY; the protein is encoded by the exons ATGAATTCTACGAGCTTTTTTGACCAGCTTCAGGATATACAATATGCTTATaatttcacaagttttttgaTGTTGTTGCCAATTCCTTGTTTTTTGATAGTCAATGTTTTAATCACACCATTTTACATGTTTGTCTATAAGCAGAACATCAAACGTGATGAGAAG atgccTATATTTCCACTTATGAACCACTTCTACAAAATGACTCGGACAACTACTGTGATAATATTGTTTATCATACTTGGCCTGTTTATGTGCTTTTTCACACAGTCAAAGAATCGCAT TTTTGCATTAGCGTCACTTTTCCCGGTTTTACTATTAATGGAATCACTTGTTATTCTGACTCAAGTTTATCATTGGTTGATATTCCTTCTCGCTGCCGAGCGAGCCATcatctatttttttccatcGTCGGAAAAACGAGTTTTGTCGATTCTCAAGTCAATTCACGCAAATATCCATTACATTTATATTTATCACCTACTCATAATTTTAATGCTTAAAATTGGATTTCGTCGTGGGAGGATGTTCAAAAACGCTTATTGGTACAACCCTGAGCTCCTTTTTTGG AGTTGGCATATGTTGGGCTACATCTTACTAATCATTTCCGCACTCCTCTATCTTCCCATTATGATAAGTGTTCGGAAACTTTCACATCTGGCTTCGGCGCAAGAGAATAAGCCGCAAAAGTACATCTTCTGGCAGACGATGattgttgttatttttcaattg ATCTCACTGGTTCAATCCCTTACTTTGGTACTAATAAATAAGGAAACAGAAGAGATCGATATGGTTTTACTGACTTTCACGATGATGATAATGGATACAGCATATGCCCCTTTGATCATTCAGACTTGCTATTTGGGATGTAACAAACGGAATGTCAAAATGCTAGTCACGtcaagaaacttgaaaaagctGGTGATAGTCGTTTGTGATTCAAACGATTCAGCCGTTCATGCAACTGTATGTAACAGTTATTTTCATTATGTTATATGTATTTCAGACTGGCCGTCTGGAAAGCATTTAAAGTCCCGTAAACCGGACCTAAAACGGGAGTTCTACTGA
- the srd-67 gene encoding Serpentine Receptor, class D (Delta) (Confirmed by transcript evidence) yields MEFVYYFFHYYWPVFFMSCSSLFLIMFFLIHNFTTPLLKPLRFFLYPANAVMMISITMAFVIQSRTVGNKQSTALLCDGPCKYIGPNFCLHCYHLWRAFGITACVINLHTMYYRTMCLVHLDSKKAHRWTLLYSVHYIFPFSSQILMLTAPSNHAAVHNETLILHPEYDYTPYLDFGGFDPTEVVYQARNWMFTIATFYSPVIGSYWKHQAMKMLKVHMSPQTSPASRVMLRTLMKGLNFQILLPMISYVPQQLAYLYKQVSGQEFPYSQYAGTFLGTLPCLLDPMVQIYFITPYQNAVRRFLECKTLPRGSPSYSWASRVVTS; encoded by the exons ATGGAATTCGTCTATTACTTCTTCCACTATTACTGGCCAGTTTTTTTCATGTCATGTTCGAGTCTGTTCCTCATCATGTTTTTCCTCATCCACAACTTTACCACACCACTTTTGAAACCACTCCGATTTTTTCTCTACCCTGCTAATGCCGTAATGATGATTTCAATTACAATGGCGTTTGTTATACAGTCtag AACAGTGGGGAATAAGCAGTCTACAGCACTTCTGTGTGACGGACCCTGCAAGTACATTGGGCCAAACTTTTGCCTACACTGCTACCACTTGTGGAGG gcatttggAATCACAGCTTGTGTGATCAATCTACACACAATGTACTACCGTACCATGTGTCTTGTGCATTTGGATTCGAAAAAGGCTCACCGTTGGACCTTGTTGTACTCCGTGCACTATATATTCCCATTTAGTTCACAG atcctAATGCTAACGGCTCCGTCGAACCACGCTGCAGTGCACAACGAGACCTTGATCCTCCACCCGGAGTACGATTACACTCCCTACTTGGATTTTGGAGGATTTGACCCCACGGAAGTAGTTTATCAGGCGAGGAACTGGATGTTCACAATTGCAACGTTCTACTCGCCAGTCATTGGAAGCTACTGGAAGCATCAGGCGATGAAGATGTTGAAGGTTCATATGTCACCACAAACGTCGCCTGCTTCACGTGTAATGTTACGTACTTTGATGAAG GGTCTCAACTTTCAAATTCTGCTGCCCATGATCAGTTATGTGCCGCAGCAACTCGCATACCTTTACAAACAAGTTTCAG GACAGGAGTTCCCATACTCCCAGTACGCTGGAACATTCCTGGGCACTCTGCCGTGTTTGCTCGATCCGATGGTTCAAATTTACTTTATAACACCTTATCAAAACGCTGTTCGTCGATTTCTGGAGTGCAAGACGTTGCCACGTGGCTCCCCAAGCTACAGTTGGGCGTCTCGAGTTGTGACAAGCTAG
- the fbxa-7 gene encoding F-box domain-containing protein (Partially confirmed by transcript evidence), translating into MSVSPTFLNLPITISAQVLEKVEPVDLLACRKVCRCLRASIDRIGIHFDSICFYLEDKDVTIYFDEIAVNYTSAENRDVRGKYKMIIRATNFTERAFKDLGTALKHARKFYSEKGFIDQAAWATQFIDGALKGNACVFVEKLELHKLLFSEIHSILPYFDAQSLRKVQLWETDVWGQDPNAEENFERITQMEQWQNVKTLGFQGTAFKFSIETLFHFESLSVEFDFFTEENAIKIRDDLMKRDTFRRCEVWFNSSWFSTAQTFDPDGYHGHEYDIDYSNDDGDDFSIRCKRVEFYDGDEEDLNPYELIIEKF; encoded by the exons ATGTCTGTATCGCCCACATTTCTAAATTTGCCTATCACCATTTCTGCCCAGGTTTTGGAAAAGGTGGAGCCTGTTGATCT acTGGCCTGCCGTAAAGTGTGCCGTTGCTTGAGAGCATCTATAGATAGAATTGGAATTCATTTTGATAGCAtatgtttttatttagaaGATAAAGACGTCACAATATATTTCGACGAAATAGCAGTCAACTATACTAGTGCAGAAAATCGCGATGTCCGCGGAAAATATAAGATGATCATCAGAGCAACTAATTTCACAGAAAGAGCATTCAAGGATTTGGGAACTGCATTGAAACATGcccgaaaattttattctgaGAAAGGATTTATTGACCAAGCTGCCTGGGCTACTCAATTTATAGACGGCGCCTTGAAAGGAAATGCATGTGTGTTTGTCGAGAAGCTGGAACTTCACAAGCTCTTGTTTAGTGAGATCCATTCAATCTTACCATATTTTGATGCACAATCACTaagaaaagttcaattgtGGGAAACTGATGTATGGGGCCAAGACCCGAACGCAGAGGAGAATTTCGAACGGATTACACAGATGGAACAGTGGCAAAATGTAAAAACACTTGGTTTCCAAGGCACCGCGtttaagttttcaattgagactctttttcattttgaaagcCTTTCtgttgaatttgattttttcacagagGAAAATGCAATCAAAATTAGAGAT GATCTCATGAAAAGAGATACATTTCGAAGATGCGAGGTCTGGTTTAATTCTAGTTGGTTCTCAACGGCACAAACATTTGATCCGGACGGATATCATGGCCATGAATATGACATAGATTATTCAAATGATGATGGCGACGACTTTTCAATTCGCTGTAAACGAGTTGAATTTTACGATGGAGACGAGGAGGATTTGAATCCATATGAGctcattattgaaaaattttaa
- the fbxa-73 gene encoding F-box domain-containing protein (Partially confirmed by transcript evidence) codes for MSREKVLATFLHMPHTIAEQILEKLEPLDLMRSRKVCLGLKFAVDRIEMNFNKVVWHLYPGIVSLLFDDMRVNYHETEDGGTTVHHNGQKKRIEGEQYKERSIKDLAVIFKHASILELYNLGDNVKLLVDILKDSFIHVESIKLNCITIDKCLAILSRCKTKVLKNIDLFIVYRSEQFERITHLEQWKNSRTLKCWADHVISDPLPIEQFFHFEQFEIEEHGISIEKVISIRDNLLKRSTFRKCTITLYDSDPDEFLKVFKPEYDGGNNHRVEYLSDNNIFVISYGTTSRPWVHCCIERS; via the exons atGTCCCGTGAAAAAGTGCTAGCAACCTTTCTTCATATGCCTCACACAATCGCAgagcaaattttggaaaaattggagccTCTGGATTT AATGAGATCCCGCAAAGTATGTCTAGGTTTGAAATTCGCCGTAGACAGAAtcgaaatgaattttaataaagttGTGTGGCACCTTTACCCTGGAATAGTATCTCTATTATTTGATGACATGAGAGTCAATTACCATGAGACAGAAGATGGTGGGACAACTGTGCATCATAATGgacaaaaaaagagaatcgAAGGAGAACAATATAAAGAAAGATCGATCAAGGATTTGGCAGTTATCTTTAAGCATGCTTCTATCCTAGAGCTCTACAATTTGGGAGATAATGTAAAACTACTcgttgatattttgaaagacTCATTTATTCACGTGGAATCAATTAAACTCAATTGTATCACCATCGATAAGTGTCTTGCAATTCTTTCTCGCTGCAAGACCAAAGTGCTCAAGAATATTGATCTGTTCATAGTTTACCGATCTGAACAATTCGAACGGATTACTCATTTGGAGCAATGGAAGAATTCAAGAACCTTAAAGTGCTGGGCAGATCATGTGATCAGCGATCCGTTGCCAATCGAACAGTTCTTTCATTTTGAGcagtttgaaattgaagaacaTGGTATTTCAATTGAGAAAGTGATTAGTATTAGAGAT aatCTATTGAAAAGAAGTACATTCCGGAAATGTACAATAACACTTTACGATAGCGATCCagacgaatttttgaaagttttcaaaccaGAATATGATGGAGGCAATAACCATAGAGTTGAGTATTTGAGCGATAACAACATCTTTGTGATTAGCTACGGAACAACGAGCAGACCTTGGGTTCATTGCTGCATCGAAAGaagttaa
- the fbxa-71 gene encoding DUF38 domain-containing protein (Confirmed by transcript evidence) — protein sequence MPRDVSHLVMKQLEYVNRRSVDKTEICFDRIMYQMKDGFIELDMDGHTIRYDDDENGGTTVSYDEHLVHKRQHEDGNFVELALKDLKIVLKHASSYFFNNDTEDSNKSFIDLLKSENGLPAKKVTLLRFAFNDLFDILPCFDALEDIELWYISSIDQFQRIASLEQWKKTKRFCIEDHLFDNEQIELFFHFEVFGIDFDKFSVQNAVKVRDDLLRRSTFQSCGINFKESGPVEIAKLFKLDYVGGETFEMEYSNKNGKFEVSIDENLFSVERL from the exons ATGCCTCGTGATGTCTCTCACCTAGTTATGAAACAATTGGAGTACGTTAATCG aagatCCGTcgataaaactgaaatatgtTTTGATAGAATTATGTATCAAATGAAGGACGGTTTCATCGAATTGGATATGGACGGACACACCATCAgatatgatgatgatgagaatGGTGGTACGACGGTATCATACGATGAACATTTAGTACACAAAAGGCAACATGAAGATGGAAACTTTGTGGAACTTGCACTCAAAGACTTGAAGATAGTACTGAAACATGCATCAagctattttttcaacaacgaTACAGAAGATAGCAACAAATCTTTTATTGATCTTTTGAAATCGGAAAATGGTCTTCCCGCGAAGAAAGTAACACTTCTAAGATTCGCATTCAATGATCTTTTTGATATACTCCCATGTTTCGATGCACTGGAAGACATAGAGTTGTGGTACATAAGCTCCATCGACCAATTTCAACGGATAGCTTCTCTTGAGCAGtggaagaaaacaaaaagattTTGTATCGAAGACCATTTGTTTGACAATGAACAAATTGAACTCTTCTTCCACTTTGAAGTCTTTGGCAtagattttgataaattctCGGTGCAGAATGCAGTTAAAGTCAGAGAT GATCTTTTGAGAAGAAGCACATTTCAAAGTTGTGggataaatttcaaagaatcaGGCCCTGTCGAAATAGCAAAACTATTCAAACTGGACTATGTTGGTGGTGAAACATTCGAAATGgaatattcaaacaaaaatggaaaattcgagGTTTCGATTGACGAGAATTTGTTTTCTGTGGAAAGattgtga
- the fbxa-43 gene encoding F-box domain-containing protein (Confirmed by transcript evidence): MFSKSQSSTFLDMPMRIAHLVLEKMDPMDQLSARKACQKLKTAVDEVGIRFNKITIKLEKDLIRVELDVDKPYGKCIQYRDESTLNRIVKNLWNGQQVDPETIGTIVIFSSGRRTRIEKENFVQTVCRDLKILLKHAESVEIHSNQARREWRSYRNDYIDRHFTTELAKLEECFHIKEICLISFWEEYVLRMLSLFDATTLQSIAFCENPDLSFDKIIQLDQWKNIKEFKLRRRDGWFDSNMLAYLVDLQSFTIEQTWLSFPIQCVVQIRDDVMRRSTFQSCTVQFGLHYTERIDFIEIAKVFKPEYAGGNEFEIVYSNDDDKFMIKCQKFLSNDWWDGFCFCVKRLSSDDFLHIKNYFDSIFIEPAL; the protein is encoded by the exons ATGTTTTCAAAGTCACAATCTTCAACTTTTCTCGATATGCCTATGAGAATTGCCCAcctagttttggaaaaaatggatccCATGGATCA ATTATCGGCTCGTAAAGcatgccaaaaattgaagacaGCCGTCGATGAAGTCGGAATccgttttaataaaattactataaaactggaaaaagatCTGATCAGAGTGGAGTTGGATGTAGACAAACCGTACGGAAAATGTATTCAATACAGAGACG AATCAACACTAAACAGGATCgtcaaaaatttatggaacGGACAGCAAGTTGATCCAGAAACAATTGGTACGATTGTGATCTTTAGCAGTGGACGAAGAACaagaatagaaaaagaaaactttgtGCAAACAGTGTGTAGAGATTTGAAGATACTACTGAAGCATGCAGAAAGCGTTGAAATTCACAGTAATCAGGCCCGGCGCGAGTGGCGCTCATATCGAAATGACTACATTGACAGACATTTTACTACTGAACTCGCGAAATTAGAAGAATGTTTTCACATAAAAGAAATATGCCTAATCTCATTCTGGGAAGAATATGTCTTAAGGATGCTTTCATTATTTGATGCTACAACACTGCAAAGTATtgcattttgtgaaaatccaGACCTTTCATTTGATAAGATCATCCAGCTGGATCAATGGAAGAATATAAAAGAGTTCAAACTTCGAAGGAGGGATGGTTGGTTTGACAGTAATATGCTCGCCTATTTGGTAGACCTTCAAAGTTTCACAATTGAGCAAACATGGCTCAGCTTTCCAATTCAATGTGTAGTTCAAATTAGAGAT GATGTCATGAGAAGGAGTACATTTCAAAGTTGCACTGTACAATTTGGTTTACATTATACGGAGCGgattgattttattgaaatagcAAAAGTATTCAAACCGGAATATGCAGGTGgcaatgaatttgaaattgtatatTCAAACGATGACGACAAGTTTATGATTAAATGTCAGAAGTTCCTATCCAATGATTGGTGGGATGGTTTCTGTTTTTGTGTGAAAAGATTGAGTTCTGACGATTTTCttcacatcaaaaattattttgattctATTTTCATTGAACCTGCTCTGTAA